In one window of Solanum pennellii chromosome 2, SPENNV200 DNA:
- the LOC107011313 gene encoding probable purine permease 10 isoform X3, whose amino-acid sequence MEEGAHENLLHHLTYEEAEETESSENAKNSSFQSSKFILWLQIFIFTFFTIGGQAAGTLLGRVYYEQGGKIRWIATLAQTAGFPILLPFIFYSETKNQNEQPVNASVFVGASVYIFLGLFQVVNSMSFTVGVQYLPASTYSLISGTQLAFNAITSFFLNGHKVTAIILNSVVVLSFSSSAVIFQNETGDSGEISQKSLLIGFAVTTFGSLGYALQFSLTELAFQKVFKSSTLKEVTKMSFFIGFFVTIASLIGLFASGNWNDLEKEIGEYRRGKSSYFINLICTAISWQLYAVGSVGLVYKASALFSNVIINLGSSIVPIFAMLFLKDRMNGLKVFSLLLGLC is encoded by the exons ATGGAAGAAGGAGCTCATGAAAACTTGCTGCATCATCTAACTT ATGAAGAAGCAGAGGAGACAGAGTCATCTGAAAATGCGAAAAACAGCAGCTTTCAATCAAGTAAATTTATACTATGGCTACAAATATTTATCTTCACATTTTTTACTATTGGTGGTCAAGCAGCTGGGACTCTGTTGGGCAGAGTATATTATGAACAAGGAGGCAAAATCAGATGGATTGCTACATTAGCACAAACTGCTGGATTCCCAATTCTTCTGccttttattttctattctgaaaccaaaaatcaaaatgaaCAACCTGTTAACGCTAGTGTATTTGTTGGCGCTTCCGTTTACATCTTCCTTGGTTTATTTCAAGTAGTAAACTCTATGTCATTTACAGTTGGAGTACAGTACCTTCCTGCCTCCACTTATTCCCTAATTTCCGGTACTCAATTGGCGTTCAACGCGATCACCTCTTTCTTCCTCAACGGACATAAAGTCACTGCAATTATACTCAACTCCGTTGTGGTTCTCTCCTTTTCATCCTCTGCTGTTATATTCCAGAATGAGACTGGTGATAGCGGAGAAATATCTCAGAAATCTCTGCTGATCGGATTTGCAGTTACTACATTCGGGTCTTTAGGTTACGCATTGCAGTTCTCATTAACAGAACTCGCATTCCAAAAGGTATTCAAAAGTAGCACGTTAAAAGAAGTCACGAAAATGTCGTTTTTCATAGGTTTTTTCGTGACGATTGCTTCGTTAATTGGGCTTTTCGCGAGCGGTAATTGGAATGATTTGGAGAAGGAAATAGGAGAATACAGAAGAGGGAAATCGTCCTATTTTATAAACTTGATTTGTACTGCCATTTCTTGGCAGTTATACGCTGTTGGATCAGTTGGATTGGTTTACAAGGCTTCTGCTTTATTCTCAAATGTGATAATCAATTTGGGATCTTCAATTGTGCCAATTTTTGCGATGTTGTTCTTGAAAGATAGAATGAATGGATTGAAGGTGTTTTCATTGTTATTGGGATTATGTTGA
- the LOC107011313 gene encoding probable purine permease 10 isoform X2: MEGAHEKLLNLTVEEAEGTESSENAKTSRLQSSKFILWLQIFIFTFFTLGGQAAGNLLGRVYYEQGGQTRWIATLAQTAGFSILLPFICYPSPKNHNEDELTTHHPSIFVRASVYIFLGLFQVVNSMSFTVGVQYLPASTYSLISGTQLAFNAITSFFLNGHKVTAIILNSVVVLSFSSSAVIFQNETGDSGEISQKSLLIGFAVTTFGSLGYALQFSLTELAFQKVFKSSTLKEVTKMSFFIGFFVTIASLIGLFASGNWNDLEKEIGEYRRGKSSYFINLICTAISWQLYAVGSVGLVYKASALFSNVIINLGSSIVPIFAMLFLKDRMNGLKVFSLLLGLC, translated from the exons ATGGAAGGAGCACATGAAAAACTGCTGAATCTCACTG TTGAAGAAGCAGAGGGAACAGAGTCCTCTGAAAATGCAAAAACCAGCAGACTTCAATCAAGTAAATTCATACTATGGCTTCAAATATTCATCTTCACTTTTTTTACTCTTGGTGGTCAAGCAGCTGGCAATCTGTTGGGCAGAGTATACTATGAACAAGGTGGCCAAACCAGATGGATTGCTACATTGGCACAAACTGCTGGATTCTCAATTCTCCTGCCTTTCATTTGCTAtccttcacccaaaaatcacaATGAAGATGAACTAACCACTCACCACCCTTCTATATTTGTTCGCGCTTCCGTTTAC ATCTTCCTTGGTTTATTTCAAGTAGTAAACTCTATGTCATTTACAGTTGGAGTACAGTACCTTCCTGCCTCCACTTATTCCCTAATTTCCGGTACTCAATTGGCGTTCAACGCGATCACCTCTTTCTTCCTCAACGGACATAAAGTCACTGCAATTATACTCAACTCCGTTGTGGTTCTCTCCTTTTCATCCTCTGCTGTTATATTCCAGAATGAGACTGGTGATAGCGGAGAAATATCTCAGAAATCTCTGCTGATCGGATTTGCAGTTACTACATTCGGGTCTTTAGGTTACGCATTGCAGTTCTCATTAACAGAACTCGCATTCCAAAAGGTATTCAAAAGTAGCACGTTAAAAGAAGTCACGAAAATGTCGTTTTTCATAGGTTTTTTCGTGACGATTGCTTCGTTAATTGGGCTTTTCGCGAGCGGTAATTGGAATGATTTGGAGAAGGAAATAGGAGAATACAGAAGAGGGAAATCGTCCTATTTTATAAACTTGATTTGTACTGCCATTTCTTGGCAGTTATACGCTGTTGGATCAGTTGGATTGGTTTACAAGGCTTCTGCTTTATTCTCAAATGTGATAATCAATTTGGGATCTTCAATTGTGCCAATTTTTGCGATGTTGTTCTTGAAAGATAGAATGAATGGATTGAAGGTGTTTTCATTGTTATTGGGATTATGTTGA
- the LOC107011313 gene encoding probable purine permease 10 isoform X1, producing MEGAHEKLLNLTVEEAEGTESSENAKTSRLQSSKFILWLQIFIFTFFTLGGQAAGNLLGRVYYEQGGQTRWIATLAQTAGFSILLPFICYPSPKNHNEDELTTHHPSIFVRASVYIFLGLFQVVNSMSFTVGVQYLPASTYSLISGSQLAFNAITSFLLNGQKITAIILNSVVLLSFSSSAVIFQNETGDSGEISQKSLLIGFAATTFGSLGYALQFSLTELAFQKVFKSNTLKEVMKMSFFIGFFVTIASLTGLFASGNWKDLGKEMGEYRTGKSSYVINLVCSAVAWQLYALGSFGLVFKASSLFSNVIINLGTSIVPIFAMAFLKDRMNGLKVFSLLLGLWGYASYIYQHYLDDLEAKNSEIKASDNQDDDF from the exons ATGGAAGGAGCACATGAAAAACTGCTGAATCTCACTG TTGAAGAAGCAGAGGGAACAGAGTCCTCTGAAAATGCAAAAACCAGCAGACTTCAATCAAGTAAATTCATACTATGGCTTCAAATATTCATCTTCACTTTTTTTACTCTTGGTGGTCAAGCAGCTGGCAATCTGTTGGGCAGAGTATACTATGAACAAGGTGGCCAAACCAGATGGATTGCTACATTGGCACAAACTGCTGGATTCTCAATTCTCCTGCCTTTCATTTGCTAtccttcacccaaaaatcacaATGAAGATGAACTAACCACTCACCACCCTTCTATATTTGTTCGCGCTTCCGTTTACATCTTCCTTGGTTTATTTCAAGTAGTAAACTCTATGTCATTTACAGTTGGAGTACAGTACCTTCCTGCCTCTACTTATTCCCTAATCTCCGGTTCTCAATTGGCGTTCAACGCCATCACCTCCTTCCTCCTCAACGGACAAAAAATCACTGCAATTATACTCAACTCCGTCGTGCTTCTCTCCTTTTCATCCTCTGCTGTTATATTCCAGAATGAGACTGGTGATAGCGGAGAAATATCTCAGAAATCTCTGCTGATCGGGTTTGCAGCTACAACATTCGGATCTCTAGGTTACGCTTTACAGTTCTCATTAACAGAACTCGCATTCCAAAAGGTATTTAAAAGTAACACGTTAAAAGAAGTCATGAAAATGTCGTTTTTCATAGGTTTTTTCGTGACGATAGCTTCGTTAACTGGGCTTTTCGCGAGCGGTAATTGGAAGGATTTGGGGAAGGAAATGGGAGAATACAGAACAGGGAAATCGTCATATGTTATAAACTTGGTTTGTTCTGCTGTTGCTTGGCAATTATACGCTCTTGGATCATTTGGATTGGTTTTTAAGGCGTCTTCGTTGTTTTCAAATGTGATTATCAATCTGGGAACTTCAATTGTGCCAATTTTTGCAATGGCGTTCTTGAAGGATAGAATGAATGGATTGAAGGTGTTTTCATTGCTATTGGGATTATGGGGATAtgcatcatatatatatcaacattatCTCGATGATTTAGAGgcaaaaaatagtgaaattaaAGCCTCAGATAATCAGGATGATGATTTTTAA